Proteins from a single region of Sphingomonas sp.:
- the moeB gene encoding molybdopterin-synthase adenylyltransferase MoeB, which yields MSLSDAELERYARHIVLREMGGGGQARLKAASVLVIGAGGIGSPAIQYLAAAGIGHLTIVDDDKIDLSNLQRQTLFGTADIGRSKASTAAERVASLNPHCHAIGIEERLDRYTVHNRLELHDVVIDGSDNFETRLAVADAAFDLRIPLVSAAVSEFEGQLGVYRGWEADKPCYRCFVGQDPEREGATCAEQGVLGALTGVMGSLAALEVIRAIAPFGEDAAGKLLLVDALALRFRTITLPKDTGCMQCGQAKTVRT from the coding sequence ATGAGCCTGAGCGACGCCGAACTCGAACGCTATGCCCGGCATATCGTATTGCGCGAGATGGGCGGCGGCGGACAGGCGCGGCTGAAGGCGGCAAGCGTGCTGGTGATCGGCGCGGGCGGGATCGGCTCACCCGCGATCCAGTATCTCGCGGCGGCAGGCATCGGCCATTTGACGATCGTCGATGACGACAAGATCGACCTTTCCAACCTCCAGCGCCAGACGTTGTTCGGGACTGCGGATATCGGCCGTTCCAAGGCCTCGACAGCCGCCGAGCGCGTGGCGTCGCTCAATCCGCATTGCCATGCCATCGGCATCGAGGAACGGCTCGACCGCTACACCGTCCACAACCGCCTCGAATTGCATGACGTCGTCATCGACGGTTCGGACAATTTCGAAACACGGCTGGCGGTGGCCGATGCGGCGTTCGATCTTCGCATTCCGCTGGTCAGCGCCGCGGTTTCCGAGTTCGAGGGGCAGCTCGGCGTCTATCGCGGCTGGGAGGCGGACAAGCCCTGCTATCGCTGCTTCGTCGGCCAGGATCCCGAGCGCGAGGGTGCCACATGCGCCGAACAGGGCGTACTGGGCGCGCTGACCGGGGTAATGGGTAGCCTCGCGGCGCTGGAGGTGATCCGCGCCATCGCACCGTTTGGGGAGGACGCGGCGGGTAAGTTACTGCTGGTGGATGCGCTGGCGCTCCGCTTTCGCACGATCACGCTTCCGAAAGATACGGGCTGTATGCAATGCGGCCAGGCAAAGACGGTGAGGACATGA
- a CDS encoding NAD-dependent epimerase/dehydratase family protein, with protein sequence MKSKRVLVTGSAGFIGFHASSLLLQQGATVLGVDNFSDYYDVALKEARNDMLSNHAEFSVARVSIEDAEAFGAAWRAFKPDVVIHLAAQAGVRYSIDAPASYISTNLIGTFNVLELARHAPPEHLLMASTSSVYGANTNMPFDELQRTASPMSLYAATKGATELMAHSYAHLFKTPITMFRFFTVYGPYGRPDMALFKFVKAILADQPIDVYNNGEMARDFTYVEDLVEAITRLAKAVPGDVPVEGDSLSPVAPFRIVNIGGGNLTPLMDYIGAAERALGKTAIKNFMPMQQGDVPATEASPALLKQLTGYVPSTTPEEGVARFVEWYRAHYAS encoded by the coding sequence ATGAAGAGCAAACGCGTTCTGGTGACGGGGTCGGCCGGTTTTATCGGTTTCCACGCAAGCAGCCTGTTGCTGCAGCAGGGCGCAACCGTGCTCGGCGTCGACAATTTCTCCGATTATTACGACGTCGCGCTAAAGGAAGCGCGCAACGACATGCTTTCGAACCATGCCGAATTCTCGGTCGCGCGGGTGTCGATCGAGGATGCGGAGGCTTTCGGTGCCGCCTGGCGGGCGTTCAAGCCCGATGTCGTCATCCACCTCGCCGCGCAGGCGGGCGTACGCTATTCGATCGACGCGCCGGCCAGCTATATCTCGACCAACCTGATCGGTACCTTCAACGTGCTTGAACTGGCGCGGCATGCTCCCCCCGAACATTTGCTGATGGCTTCGACCAGCTCGGTCTACGGCGCGAACACGAACATGCCGTTCGACGAATTGCAGCGTACCGCATCGCCGATGAGCCTCTATGCCGCGACCAAGGGCGCGACCGAGCTGATGGCGCACAGCTATGCGCATCTGTTCAAGACGCCGATCACGATGTTCCGCTTCTTCACGGTCTACGGCCCCTATGGCCGGCCGGACATGGCGCTGTTCAAGTTCGTCAAGGCGATCCTCGCGGATCAGCCGATCGACGTGTATAATAATGGCGAGATGGCCCGCGACTTCACCTATGTGGAGGATCTGGTCGAGGCAATCACGCGACTGGCGAAGGCGGTGCCTGGCGATGTGCCCGTCGAGGGCGACAGCCTCTCCCCCGTCGCACCGTTCCGCATCGTCAATATCGGTGGCGGCAACCTCACGCCGCTGATGGACTATATCGGCGCGGCGGAACGGGCACTAGGCAAGACCGCGATCAAGAATTTCATGCCGATGCAGCAAGGCGACGTGCCCGCGACCGAGGCATCCCCTGCCCTGCTCAAGCAGCTGACCGGCTATGTGCCGTCAACGACTCCCGAAGAAGGCGTGGCGCGCTTCGTCGAATGGTATCGCGCGCACTACGCGAGCTGA